In the genome of Bremerella sp. JC817, one region contains:
- the epmB gene encoding EF-P beta-lysylation protein EpmB, producing the protein MNIVTTDSQSASSNCIANPNQSPSEGWKGSMRAAFRRLDDLAAYLQLPESVGDGVQAASDQFPLFVPREFAAKMTPGDVLDPLLLQVLPHPLETVSTEGFTTNPVGDDEATLTPGLLQKYHGRALMVTTGACAVHCRYCFRRHFPYSEGPKGIGAWEPALEAIAADQSLHEILLSGGDPLTLTDGILRQLAERIASASHVRRLRLHTRLPVMIPSRIDDQLLAWLTGSRLKPFLVIHTNHPRELAEDVAGALARLTEAGVPLLNQTVMLRGVNDQAETLIELSEKLLDLGVMPYYLHQLDRVQGAAHFEVPKAEGFQIVETMRSRLPGYAVPRFVEEIAGDTSKRVIA; encoded by the coding sequence ATGAACATTGTAACTACCGATTCGCAATCTGCGAGTAGCAATTGTATCGCGAACCCCAACCAGTCGCCTAGCGAGGGTTGGAAAGGCTCGATGCGCGCCGCATTTCGGCGACTCGACGACCTGGCGGCCTATCTGCAGCTACCAGAATCGGTCGGAGACGGAGTGCAAGCAGCCAGCGACCAGTTCCCGCTGTTCGTCCCGCGCGAGTTCGCCGCCAAGATGACGCCCGGCGATGTGCTCGACCCGCTGCTGCTCCAGGTGCTGCCACATCCACTGGAAACCGTTTCCACGGAAGGCTTTACGACAAATCCAGTCGGTGACGACGAGGCCACCCTCACGCCAGGTTTACTGCAAAAGTACCACGGTCGAGCCTTGATGGTGACGACTGGGGCATGTGCGGTCCATTGCCGATATTGCTTCCGGCGGCATTTTCCGTACAGCGAAGGACCGAAGGGAATCGGGGCCTGGGAGCCCGCCTTAGAGGCGATCGCCGCGGACCAATCGCTTCACGAAATCTTGTTATCAGGTGGCGACCCGCTCACGTTGACCGATGGAATTTTGCGGCAACTTGCCGAGCGGATCGCCTCCGCCAGCCATGTTCGACGGCTGCGGCTGCATACCCGGCTGCCGGTCATGATCCCCAGCCGGATCGACGACCAACTGCTGGCCTGGCTGACCGGATCCCGGCTGAAGCCATTTTTGGTGATCCATACCAACCATCCGCGCGAGCTGGCCGAAGATGTCGCCGGAGCCCTGGCCCGTTTGACCGAGGCAGGCGTACCGCTGCTCAACCAGACGGTCATGCTGCGAGGCGTGAACGACCAGGCCGAAACGCTGATCGAACTCTCGGAGAAGCTGCTCGATCTGGGTGTGATGCCGTATTACCTGCATCAACTCGATCGGGTGCAAGGCGCCGCTCACTTCGAGGTCCCCAAAGCCG
- the efp gene encoding elongation factor P, protein MQYSTSDFRKGLKVQIDGEPYIMTECNFVKPGKGNALYKCKLKNLIRGTNLDRTLRGGETLESADVEETDVQFLYKQGDTWVFMDNETFEQYELDADAVGDGWKYLKDGMKCMMTLFNGNPLDMTPPIQVEMEVTYCEPGAKGNTATNVTKPATIETGAEIQVPAFVNQNDVIRVDTRTGEYVERVKK, encoded by the coding sequence GTGCAATACAGTACCAGCGATTTTCGTAAAGGTCTGAAGGTTCAGATCGACGGCGAACCCTACATCATGACCGAGTGCAACTTCGTGAAGCCAGGTAAGGGGAACGCGCTGTACAAGTGTAAGCTCAAGAACCTGATCCGCGGCACCAACTTGGACCGAACCTTGCGTGGTGGTGAAACGCTGGAATCCGCCGACGTCGAAGAAACCGACGTGCAGTTCCTCTACAAGCAAGGGGACACGTGGGTCTTCATGGACAACGAGACCTTCGAGCAGTACGAACTCGATGCCGACGCCGTGGGCGATGGCTGGAAGTACCTGAAGGATGGCATGAAGTGCATGATGACCCTGTTCAATGGCAACCCATTGGACATGACTCCACCGATCCAGGTCGAAATGGAAGTCACCTACTGCGAACCAGGTGCCAAGGGTAACACTGCCACCAACGTGACCAAGCCTGCCACGATCGAAACGGGTGCCGAAATCCAAGTGCCGGCGTTCGTCAACCAGAACGACGTTATCCGCGTCGATACCCGCACCGGCGAATACGTCGAACGCGTGAAGAAGTAA